The following are encoded in a window of Citrobacter freundii genomic DNA:
- a CDS encoding sensor domain-containing phosphodiesterase, giving the protein MKINKKYIVIRDQWWALPLILPSLLLPLLSCVNTYAHISTGNVVLFYLPLALMISLMLFFGWAALPGIIIAISWYKLPQVGVFETVSIIAHFVVTIVLSWGGYRVFAPRRNNVAHGDSHLMFQRIFWQVFCPATLFLVLFQFAAFVGVYASKSGMMGVMPFNTGTLINYQALLTGNLVGIPLCYFIIRAIRNPFHLRGYFSQLKQQFDNKVSKTEFAAWLIVLTTLMTLLCMPLNENSSIFSTNYTLSLLLPVMLWGAMRYGYRLISLMWAVILITGIHHYQSYMPWYSGYDTQLAITSSSYLVFSFIVNYIAVLATRQRAVTRRTYRQAYFDPMVHLPNLRALNRELKKSPWSVLCFLRIPGMEPLVKNYGIMLRIQYKQRIAHWIAPFLEQDEYVFQLSGNDLVLRFNTESHQQRIEALDQHIKQFRFVWDGMPLQPQVGISYCYVRSPVNHIYLLLGELSTIAELSLATNTPENLQRRGAMHLQRDLKDKVAMMNRLQQALEHNRFFLMAQPIYGVRGDVYHEILLRLKGDDDEIVTPDCFLPVAHEFGLSSSIDLWVIENTLKFMAQNRERMPARRFAINLSPTSVCRARLPTDIAQLLVKYKIEAWQLVFEVTESNALTNAEQAQATLLQLQLLGCQIAIDDFGTGYASYARLKNVNADILKIDGSFIRNIVSNSLDYQIVASICHLARMKRMMVVAEYVESEEIRSAVVSLGIDYMQGYLIGKPQPLHEILQEQVPETLAPVEALCGDIG; this is encoded by the coding sequence ATGAAAATCAATAAAAAGTATATTGTTATTAGAGACCAATGGTGGGCATTACCTCTCATCTTACCCTCCCTGTTGTTGCCTTTACTGAGTTGTGTGAACACCTACGCGCATATTAGTACGGGGAACGTCGTTCTTTTTTATCTACCTTTAGCGCTGATGATTAGCCTGATGCTCTTTTTTGGCTGGGCCGCATTACCGGGCATTATCATTGCGATCAGCTGGTATAAACTCCCACAGGTTGGCGTGTTTGAAACAGTGTCAATCATTGCACACTTTGTCGTAACGATTGTCCTCAGTTGGGGTGGATATCGGGTGTTCGCCCCCCGACGGAACAACGTGGCTCATGGTGACTCGCATCTGATGTTTCAGCGTATATTTTGGCAGGTTTTCTGTCCGGCAACGCTGTTCCTGGTACTCTTTCAGTTTGCCGCGTTTGTTGGCGTGTATGCGAGCAAATCAGGGATGATGGGCGTCATGCCTTTCAATACCGGCACATTGATCAATTATCAGGCCTTACTGACGGGAAACCTTGTGGGTATTCCGCTATGTTATTTTATCATTCGGGCAATACGGAACCCTTTTCACCTGCGCGGCTATTTTTCTCAGTTAAAACAGCAGTTTGATAATAAAGTCTCGAAAACGGAGTTTGCAGCGTGGTTGATAGTATTGACGACGTTGATGACGCTGTTGTGTATGCCGTTAAATGAAAATAGCTCGATTTTCAGTACGAATTATACCTTATCCCTGTTATTGCCCGTCATGCTGTGGGGGGCAATGCGTTACGGCTATCGACTTATTTCACTGATGTGGGCGGTCATACTCATTACGGGAATACATCATTATCAGAGCTACATGCCCTGGTACTCAGGTTACGATACGCAGCTGGCGATCACCTCGTCGAGCTATCTTGTTTTCTCCTTTATCGTAAATTACATCGCCGTGCTGGCAACGCGTCAGAGAGCCGTTACCCGACGTACATATCGTCAGGCGTATTTTGATCCTATGGTGCATCTTCCAAATCTGCGCGCGTTGAACCGGGAGCTGAAGAAGTCGCCCTGGTCCGTGCTCTGTTTCTTGCGGATCCCTGGCATGGAACCGCTGGTCAAAAATTATGGGATCATGCTACGTATCCAGTACAAGCAAAGAATCGCTCACTGGATAGCGCCCTTTCTGGAACAGGATGAGTATGTCTTTCAGCTATCGGGTAATGACCTTGTCCTGCGGTTTAACACCGAGTCCCACCAGCAGCGCATTGAGGCATTGGATCAGCACATCAAGCAATTCCGCTTTGTCTGGGATGGTATGCCTTTACAGCCACAGGTGGGGATCAGTTATTGCTATGTTCGCTCTCCGGTTAATCATATCTACCTGTTATTGGGCGAACTTAGCACCATTGCCGAACTTTCCCTTGCCACCAATACGCCTGAAAATTTGCAACGTCGTGGTGCCATGCACCTGCAGCGGGACCTGAAAGATAAAGTGGCGATGATGAATCGGCTACAGCAGGCGCTGGAGCACAACCGCTTTTTCCTGATGGCACAGCCTATTTATGGTGTGCGTGGCGATGTGTACCATGAAATCCTGCTGCGTTTGAAAGGGGATGACGATGAAATCGTTACGCCGGATTGTTTCTTACCCGTCGCGCATGAGTTCGGTTTGTCCTCCAGCATCGATCTGTGGGTGATTGAAAACACGTTGAAATTTATGGCTCAGAATCGGGAGAGAATGCCAGCCCGTCGCTTTGCTATTAATTTATCGCCTACCTCGGTGTGTCGCGCCCGACTTCCGACCGATATCGCGCAATTGCTGGTGAAATATAAGATTGAAGCCTGGCAGCTGGTCTTTGAGGTAACGGAAAGCAATGCCTTAACCAATGCAGAGCAAGCGCAGGCAACGCTGCTGCAATTGCAGTTACTTGGCTGTCAGATAGCGATTGATGATTTTGGCACCGGCTATGCCAGCTATGCGCGACTGAAAAATGTGAACGCCGATATCCTGAAAATTGACGGCAGCTTTATTCGCAATATTGTTTCGAATAGCCTCGACTACCAAATTGTGGCATCGATTTGTCACCTGGCGCGAATGAAAAGAATGATGGTGGTGGCGGAGTATGTCGAAAGCGAAGAAATACGCAGCGCGGTGGTTTCTTTAGGAATTGATTATATGCAGGGCTATCTGATCGGTAAACCGCAGCCGCTGCATGAGATTTTGCAAGAACAGGTGCCAGAAACTCTGGCACCTGTAGAAGCGTTATGCGGCGATATTGGGTGA
- the ppx gene encoding exopolyphosphatase has protein sequence MPIHDKSPRPQEFAAVDLGSNSFHMVIARVVDGAMQIIGRLKQRVHLADGLGEDNKLSEEAMERGLSCLSLFAERLQGFPPSSVCIVGTHTLRQALNAPDFLKRAEKVIPYPIEIISGNEEARLIFMGVEHTQPEKGRKLVIDIGGGSTELVIGEDFEPKLVESRRMGCVSFAQMYFPGGIITRENFQRARMAAAQKLETLTWQFRIQGWNVALGASGTIKAAHEVLLEMGEKDGFITPERLEMLTSEVLKHTSFSALSMPGLSEERKAVFVPGLAILCGVFDALAIRELRLSDGALREGVLYEMEGRFRHQDVRSRTASSLANQYNIDSEQARRVLETTMQMYEQWHAQQPKLANPQLEALLRWAAMLHEVGLNINHSGLHRHSAYILQNSDLPGFNQEQQLMMATLVRYHRKAVKLDDLPRFALFKKKQFLPLIQLLRLGVLLNNQRQATTTPPTLTLITDENHWTLRFPHDWFSQNALVLLDLEKEQQYWEAVTGWRLKIEEERSPNIAA, from the coding sequence CACCACGACCGCAGGAATTTGCTGCGGTCGACCTGGGTTCAAACAGTTTCCATATGGTTATTGCCCGCGTAGTTGACGGAGCGATGCAAATTATAGGGCGACTAAAACAACGCGTACATCTGGCGGATGGACTCGGCGAAGACAATAAGCTGAGCGAAGAAGCCATGGAGCGTGGATTAAGCTGTTTGTCATTGTTCGCGGAACGACTGCAGGGCTTCCCCCCATCAAGCGTCTGTATTGTGGGGACCCATACGCTGCGTCAGGCGCTAAATGCCCCTGATTTTCTCAAGCGCGCAGAAAAGGTCATCCCCTACCCGATCGAAATTATTTCCGGTAACGAAGAAGCCCGACTGATTTTTATGGGCGTGGAACATACGCAGCCGGAGAAAGGCCGTAAGCTGGTGATAGACATCGGCGGCGGTTCTACCGAACTGGTGATCGGTGAAGATTTCGAGCCTAAACTGGTCGAGAGCCGTCGGATGGGCTGCGTCAGCTTTGCCCAGATGTATTTCCCAGGCGGCATTATCACTCGGGAAAACTTCCAGCGCGCCCGCATGGCGGCAGCGCAAAAACTGGAAACCTTAACCTGGCAGTTTCGAATTCAAGGTTGGAACGTGGCGCTGGGTGCCTCAGGCACCATTAAAGCGGCGCACGAGGTGCTGCTGGAGATGGGTGAAAAAGATGGCTTTATTACCCCCGAACGCCTGGAAATGCTGACCAGTGAAGTCCTGAAGCACACCTCTTTTTCAGCACTCAGTATGCCAGGGCTGTCCGAGGAGCGGAAAGCAGTTTTTGTCCCCGGACTGGCTATCCTGTGCGGCGTTTTTGATGCGCTGGCAATACGTGAGCTGCGCCTTTCTGATGGTGCGCTTCGGGAAGGCGTACTGTATGAAATGGAAGGTCGCTTCCGCCATCAGGATGTACGCAGCCGTACTGCCAGCAGCCTGGCAAACCAGTACAACATCGACAGCGAACAGGCGCGCCGCGTGCTGGAAACCACTATGCAAATGTATGAGCAGTGGCATGCGCAGCAGCCTAAGCTGGCAAACCCGCAACTGGAAGCATTACTCAGATGGGCCGCCATGCTGCATGAGGTGGGATTGAACATCAACCACAGTGGCCTGCACCGCCACTCAGCTTACATTCTGCAAAACAGTGACCTACCGGGTTTTAACCAGGAACAGCAGTTGATGATGGCGACATTGGTTCGCTACCATCGCAAAGCCGTTAAGCTGGACGATCTGCCACGCTTTGCGTTGTTTAAGAAGAAACAGTTCCTGCCGCTTATCCAACTGCTACGTCTGGGTGTCTTGCTGAACAACCAGCGCCAGGCGACGACCACGCCGCCGACGCTGACGCTTATCACCGACGAGAACCACTGGACATTGCGCTTCCCGCATGACTGGTTCAGCCAGAACGCGCTGGTTTTGCTCGATCTGGAAAAAGAGCAGCAATACTGGGAAGCCGTAACGGGCTGGCGGCTTAAAATTGAAGAAGAACGCTCACCCAATATCGCCGCATAA